In Carya illinoinensis cultivar Pawnee chromosome 9, C.illinoinensisPawnee_v1, whole genome shotgun sequence, the following are encoded in one genomic region:
- the LOC122275375 gene encoding uncharacterized protein LOC122275375 codes for MTDFSRNADSGCLSGMFGRISCFRSLPTHPADNVIDSKTVDKSEDQKENPTAKAKTKAPANPGVVARLMGLDSLPETIWVPGNGTSDSLVRSRSVSFADYMLQLDLSQTQHRRVRTSVSFREVPALSHQQNRDLLVVYLDNVDETKGKGTKVRKCERDSGDLKQRKAEQRSKKKEINTRERANSTKKKKKKMENQENNRISMLRNEPRRVVSTNLSNRNTTGSAKRLNLLPTHRKNEDRTDVANLKEKSPHKARNQKKQTVEAKPRRNRKLQGTLAVEVERDERRDSQNSTPIYLLEVNDSEMQQEAQRPKESNLNRTSSPKVSYYTDDLSIGAIKKDCDNQMDIPETQYYVDVLVKLFRMTETDIEESNWIAKNSLGFEGFEEVCQELERHILDVLLNQVLDELVAEIPFENLVHIMLEEANLNWL; via the exons ATGACTGATTTTTCACGTAATGCCGATTCCGGGTGTTTGTCCGGCATGTTTGGCCGGATTTCATGCTTTAGGAGCCTCCCAACTCACCCAGCCGATAATGTGATTGACTCGAAGACAGTCGACAAGTCTGAAGATCAGAAGGAAAATCCGACAGCCAAGGCTAAAACCAAAGCTCCAGCTAACCCAGGAGTCGTTGCTCGACTAATGGGCTTAGATTCATTGCCGGAGACAATTTGGGTTCCTGGAAACGGAACCTCTGATTCACTTGTGCGCAGTAGGTCAGTTAGTTTTGCGGATTATATGCTGCAGTTGGATTTAAGCCAAACTCAGCATCGCCGGGTTAGAACATCGGTGTCGTTTCGGGAGGTTCCAGCATTGTCACATCAACAGAATCGTGATCTCTTGGTTGTGTATCTGGATAATGTGGATGAAACCAAGGGAAAGGGAACGAAGGTGAGAAAATGTGAAAGAGATTCTGGAGATTTGAAGCAGAGGAAGGCCGAACAGAGAAGTAAGAAAAAGGAGATCAACACGAGGGAAAGAGCTAATtctacgaagaagaagaagaagaaaatggagaATCAAGAAAACAACAGGATCTCCATGTTAAGGAACGAGCCTAGGAGAGTTGTCTCCACTAACCTTTCTAACCGCAATACTACTGGATCTGCTAAGCGTTTGAACCTTCTTCCAACTCACAGGAAGAATGAGGACAGAACTGATGTTGCAAATTTGAAGGAGAAAAGTCCACACAAGGCGAGAAATCAGAAGAAGCAAACTGTGGAAGCCAAGCCCAGAAGGAACAGAAAACTTCAGGGTACTTTAGCTGTTGAAGTAGAGCGTGATGAACGTCGTGACTCTCAAAATTCAACTCCTATATATCTTCTTGAAGTCAATGATTCTGAAATGCAACAAG AAGCTCAAAGGCCAAAGGAGTCGAATTTAAATCGAACATCTTCACCAAAAGTTTCTTATTATACGGATGATCTTAGCATAGGAGCAATCAAGAAGGACTGCGACAACCAAATGGACATTCCAGAAACACAGTATTATGTGGACGTGCTAGTGAAGCTGTTTAGGATGACAGAAACGGATATTGAAGAGTCAAATTGGATAGCAAAGAATTCCCTTGGATTTGAAGGTTTTGAAGAGGTCTGCCAAGAGCTCGAGCGACACATTCTGGATGTACTACTAAACCAGGTTTTAGATGAACTAGTTGCAGAGATTCCCTTTGAAAATCTGGTACATATAATGCTTGAAGAAGCAAATTTAAATTGGCTATAA